The Phormidium sp. PBR-2020 DNA segment TCCGACTTTGGAGAACCGCTTGAGGCGTTTGGTAACAAACGTCCCAGATAGATAACTGCCCCTCTCATCGTTTTCGACGATGGGAGAGAACAGAACCCGGCTTACGACTACTTTCTCTATTTTTTGGTCTCGCCTCTATTTAATTCGCTTGATTCCTTCCCCACTCCCTATGGTCGCCCTGCATCCCCGTCGTCAAGACGCTCTACATCAATTTATCCTCAAGTTGGGGTTAGAACCCGACTCCCACCTAAATTGGGATCTCTTGGATATCGCGTTAACCCATCCGACGATTTCCTCCACTCGCAACTATGAGCGTTTGGAGTTCATCGGCGATGCAGCGATTCGGCTGGCCTCAGCCGAGTTTCTCTGGGAGAGTTACCCCGAGGCCAAGGTAGGAGACTATGCGGCGATTCGTTCGGTGCTGGTGAGCGATCGCACTCTGGCGGATATTGCCGAGTCCTATGGCTTTCAACGTTACTTGTTAGTGGGAGGAAGTGCCAGTGGGGATAAAGCCGGCTATCGCTCCCGGTTAGCGGATGCCTTAGAGGCGGTGGCGGCGGCCCTGTATCTGAGTAGCCATGATACGACCTTGGTGCGCCCTTGGCTGGATAAACCCTTTCGTCCCCTGGCGGAGGAGGTGCGTCAAGATCCGGCTCGCCAAAACTATAAGGCGGCTCTGCAAGAATGGACTCAAGGTCACTATCGGCAACTTCCGGACTATCGTGTGGTGGAACAGGTCACCCGAGAACATAATAGCGATCGCCGCTTCGCCGCTGAGGTTTGGCTCAATGACCGCTGTCTAGGCCAGGGAACGGGGCGATCAATTAAGGCGGCGGAACAGGCGGCGGCCCGAGAGGCTTTTGTGGCCTTATCTCAGGCTGAAAATCCCCAACAATCCCCCGTCTCCCAAGCGTAAACGATTGCAGCTCACCGTTAACACAGACTCATGACAGGCATTATTATTATTGGCGCGGGTCGTTGGGGCAATCACCTGATTCGCAACATCTTAGAGCATCCGAAAGGGGACTTGCTGGCGGTGGTCGATCGCGATCGCCACCGCTTAGAGGCGGTCAATCAACGCTTTAACCTCGAAGCTGCTGGGGTGAGGTTGAGTGAGGATTGGCACGATACCCAGGACTTACCCGCTCAGGGAATCATTGTGGCCACCCCCGCCACAGACCATGAACGCACCATCCGTGAGGCTCTCGAACGAGGCTATCATGTCTTGGCAGAGAAGCCTCTAACCTTGGAGTCGAAAACGGCGATCGCCCTCTGGGAGTTGGCCCAAAAGCAGCAACGACTGCTCAATATTGACCATACCTATCTCTTCAATCCCCATGTGGAACGAGGGGCCGAGGTCTTGCGTCAGGGTCGCCTGGGGGAACTTCGCTATGGCTATGCCGCCCGTACCCATCTAAGTCCTGTTCGCTATGATGTTGATGCGCTTTGGGATTTAGCCATCCACGATATTGCCATTTTTAATCACTGGTTGGGAGAGTTTCCGGTTCAAGTCCAGGGAACGGGCAAAATTTGGCTGCAATTCCAAGGAGATGGGGCCTCACGGCATCTATTCCCCGAGGGGTTGGCGGATTTGGCCTGGGCGCGGTTAGTCTATCCCAGTGGGGTGGAGACCACCATTCATCTATGTTGGGCGAACCCCGATAAACAACGACGTTTAGCGGTGGTGGGGAGTCAGGGAACTCTGGTGTTTGATGAATTGGCGGCGACTCCCTTAACCCTGATTCAGGGGCAATTGACCCAGGATGAGACAGGAATCTGGCAGCCCAGTGCCGTCACTCCAGAAGCCATTGAAGTGGCCCCTGGAGAACCCCTGCGACGGGTCTGCGATCGCTTCCTGGAGGGGATTGAAACTGGCCAAAGCTGCGATCGCTCCTCTGGGTGGGTGGGGGCGCAGTTGGTGCGGGTGTTGGAGGGACTGTCTCAGTCCTGTCGGGAGGGGGGTCAGCCAATAAATCTGTCTTAAGGCCCTTGGATTGCGCAGTACGTCCGCTAAAATTCAAAGCAACTGCGTTAAAGAGCCTTGAAGCTCCTAATACCATGAAATTTCCTCTTGCTTTTCTTCCCCTAGCTCTGACAACTGCATTAATGGGGGGTAATGGGGCGATCGCTCAGTCTTATCCTAACGATGCCCATGTCTGCACCCCTGGCCCCCGCTTGAACCTGCGGGAAACCCCCGGAGGTCGGGTGTTGACCATTCTTGACAATCGTCAGTCCATCGAACGAGTCGCCCCCCCGGCCGGGAACTGGCAGCCGGTAGCAGCTCCGGGCTATCGTGGCTATGTCTGGTCTGGGTATGTCTGTGATGGGGACGCCGATGAACCGGTGGCCCAACGACCGGCAAGGGCAGCACGATTTCAACCGGCGATGTGTCCCGATGTGAGCTTAGCGCGGAATGTGGTCGCTCCCGATGGTCTGAATGTCCATCGCTCCAATAATCCCAACAGTGAGATTGTTCGGTTTCTCAGTGAAGGGGCCGCGATTATTCTCGGGAGTACCAACCCCAGCATAGATGAAGCAGGCTATATCTGGTTACCTGTTGAACAGCCAGCCATGGGCTATATTCGCGTTGGACAGGACGGGGTGGTTGATAAAATTGGTAACTGTACGCGCTTCTATCCCTAAATACAACCACTAAGACTTAAGAGCAACGGTGTCTCAACAACAACGACAACAGTTTCGGGCCCTGGACAATAAAACCTATCTCAATTATGGCGGTCAGGGGCCTCTATCTCAGTCAGCGATGGATGCTATCCATCACGCCTATGAGTGGGTGCAACAGATTGGTCCCTTTTCCGCTCAAGCCAATGCTTGGGCCCAGGATTGCGCTAAGGGGACAAGGGAGGCGATCGCCCAGGAGTTGGGGGTGACAGCGGACACCATTGCGCTGACGGAGGATGTCACCGTCGGCTGTAACATTGCTCTGTGGGGGATGGATTGGCAGCAGGGCGATCGCCTTCTGATGACTGACTGTGAACATCCGGGGGTGATAGGGACGGTGAAGGAACTTCAATATCGCTTTGGTATTGAGGTCGATATCTGTCCGGTTCAAGCCACCCTCAACACGAACAAGGCGGTTGAGGTGATTGCGGCCGCCTTGACGCCAAATACCCGTTTAGTGGTGTTGAGTCATATCCTCTGGAATACAGGACAGGTATTACCCCTCAAGGAGATTGTGGAGGCTTGTCGCCGGGTGAAAACCCGGTTTGGGGAGCCGATTCGCGTCTTAGCTGATGCGGCTCAGTCCGTGGGCATGTTACCCCTGGAGTTAGCCGCCTCTGGGGTAGATTATTATGCCTTTACGGGTCATAAATGGCTTTGTGGGCCTGCTGGAGTGGGGGGATTTTACTGTCACCCCGAGGCCATGGCCAGTCTGCGCCCCACTTTTATCGGTTGGCGCGGCATTACCATGGATGGAAGCGGCCATCCCACCGGCTGGAAACCCGATGCGCAACGCTATGAGATCGCCACGTCTGCCTATCCGTTGTATGTGGGATTACGGGAGGCGATCGCCCTCCATCAGAGTTGGGGAACCGCAGCGGAACGTTATCAGCAGATTTGTCGTAATAGTGAACGACTCTGGCAGGGATTAGGGGAGATTCCCCAAGTGACCTGTTTACGGACTACTCCTCCTGAGGCGGGGTTAGTCTCGTTTGAGTTGGAGTCGGGGCGACACAAGGATCTAGTGCAGTTTTTGCAGGAACAAGGGGTGATGGTGCGGACGATTCTCGACCCCAGTTGTGTGCGGGCCTGTGTCCATTACTTCACCGATGACGGGGAAATTGAGGACGTCTTGAAGCAGATTCGTCGGTTTTTAGTTCTGTGAATTCCTTCATTCTAGCCCGCGTTTTGCCCTGTCACTGACGGGCGATCGCCGCCACTTTCCGCAAGGCTTCAACCGTAGAAATCACATGATCCGCCACCCGGTTAATCTCCTCTAACTGATTAAAACGGCCAATCCCAAATCGCACCGACGCATAGGCCAGCGACTCCTCACGGCCCAACGCCGCCAACACATGAGACGGTTCAATCTTCACCGACGTACAAGCCGAACCCGACGACACCGCCATCACTGGCTGCAATCCCAACAGCAACGCCTGGCCATCCACCCCCTCAAAACTTACATTCAAATTCCCCGGAAGTCGTTGCGTCGGATGGCCATTCAGATGGACTCCCTCTAACACCGAGAGACGTTCCCACAACTGCGATCGCAACTCCCGCAACCGCCTCGACTCCTCCTCCATCTGGGCCAATCCCAACTCCACCGCTTTAGCAAACCCGACAATCTGCGGCGGATACAGCGTCCCCGATCGCATCCCCCGTTCATGGCCACCCCCATGCAACTGGGCCGCCAACCGCACCCGAGGATTGCGTCGCCGCACATATAACGCCCCAATCCCCTTCGGGCCATACACCTTATGGGCCGTCAGAGACATTAAATCAATCGCTTGGGCCTGAACATCCAAAGGGATTTTAGCGATCGCTTGGGCCGCATCCGTATGAAAGAGAATGCCGCGATCGCGACAAAGTTGTCCAATCTCCGCGATGGGCTGCAACACCCCAATCTCATTATTGGCCGCCATCACCGAGACTAAAATCGTCTCCTCCCGTAACGCCGCCGCCAACTCCTGCAAATCCACCAAGCCATCCGACTTCACCGCCAGCCGCGTCACCTCAAACCCCAAAGACTGCAAATAATCCATCGGGTCTAAAATGGCATTATGTTCCGTCACCAGCGTCACCAGATGCCGTCCTTTACTGAAATAGGCCTCCGCCACTCCCTTGAGGGCTAAATTATTAGCCTCCGTCGCGCCACTGGTGAAAATAATCTCCTCAGGAGAGGCATTAATCGCCGCCGCCAGCGTCTCCCGGGCCTGTTTCACCGCCGCTTCCCCCTCCCAGCCATACTGATGATTGATACTGGCAGGATTACCAAAATACTCAGTAAAATAGGGCAGCATCGCCGCCAACACACGCTGATCGACGGGAGTTGTGGCGTGAGCGTCGAGATAAATCGGGCGTTGTTGCACTGGAGACATCAGCCGTACAGGTTCCAAACTATTACATCTATATTCTCTATGGTAGGGTCAAGCGTCAGTTCTGCACCAACGCCTCACAGTGGCTATCACTGGGATGGGGAAAGTCGCAAATTCTTTGAAGGCTGGTATTATCGCGTCACCCTTCCTGAGATTGGGGAAACCTTCGCCTTCATGTATTCCATTGAAGATCCCCTTGGCGGTGAATCCAACAGTGGCGGCGGGGCGCAAATCCTCGGCCCCCGTGATGAGTATCTCTGTCGGACATTTCCTGATGTCAACAAGTTCTGGGCCTGGAAAAAGGGACTCGGTTTAGGTCATTGGGGACAAACCTCCCTCACCAGTCCCCCCAAACTCATCGATCGCGATACCTTCAACGCCGAAGTCCAACAAGGCTATCAAGCCACCGCCACCTGGCATCAGGGGAAACTCTACGACCCCGGCAGCGGCTGTCACTGTACCTGGCAATATACCATTGAGCCGGTCTATGGTTGGGGCGATCGCCAATCCACGGCCGGCTGGCTATCGTTCCTGGAAATCTTTGAACCCGGTTGGCAAGTTCTCATGGCCCATGGTTGGGCCACCGGTTGGATTGACTGGAATGGAGAGCGTTATGAGTTTAACCGCGCCCCCGCCTATGGAGAAAAAAACTGGGGGCGTTCCTTCCCGCAAAAGTGGTTCTGGTTTAACTGCAACAGCTTCGACAACGAACCCAATTTAGCCCTCACCGCCGGGGGTGGCCGGCGAGAAGTCCTGGCCTGGATGGAATCGGTGGCCATGGTGGGAATCCATCACGAGGGGAGGTTTTACGAGTTTGTCCCCTGGAATGGAACCGTCGCCTGGGAGATTGCGCCCTGGGGGTTTTGGAAAATGCAGGCCTGGAGTGGAGATTTAGAGGTGACGCTGACGGGAACCACGGAAGAACCCGGAACACCGCTACGGGCCCCCACTCGTGAGGGGTTAGTCTTCGCCTGTCGCGACACCATGAAAGGTCAGGTTCATCTACAGCTTAAACAGCGTCGTCAGGGACAGTATCAGACAATTCTGGACGCGACGAGTTCTCAATGTGGTTTAGAAGTCGGCGGTGGCCCTTGGAATGAAACTTGGGTTGTCGGGTAACTCTCCCAACTGCGATCGCCCTCTCGGGAAGGCTTTAAGGCGATGAACGTAGAAGAACTAATTGCATTGATTGACACTGCCTTTGAGGGAGTTCCTCAGCCCCAGGACTTGACGTTGCACGTAGCCGAGGCTCACGATGACTACGACTACGGCAACGATGAGGAGTATCGCCGCCTAGATTATCGGGGCCGTTGGCAAGATGTACCAAACAAGCATATCAAAGCCTGCCAGTCGGCCTTAAGTTACTTGGACAAGGTCGGGATGAGATTTTATTTGCCGGCGTTCATGGTTTGGTATTTGCGATATCTCAGGACTGAGGAGGTTTGGTCGGATAATACCTTATATGCTCTGGGTAGTTATAGCCACAATCCCGGTTTAGCGGAGTATCAGAAGCAACGATTTTCATTATTTACCCCACAGCAGATGAGAGCTTGCGCGCAATTTGTTAAGTTCTGCGCCAAGGATACAACGGGGTTTAGCGACGATTATTTTGCTCAAACCATCTATGATGGCTATTGGTTTCAATTTGATACTCCTGAATAGGGTATGGCTGTTGACTGAATGGGGATTTTTCCGATGTCCTATTTTTTTAAGTTCCCTGGGCCAAAAACGCCATCACCAACTCATTCAACGCCACCATATTAATCAAAAAGGCATCATGGCCATGGGGAGACGATAACCACTCTAACTCGGCGTTGGGCATCCATTGGGCCAACTCTTGCTGATCCCGAGGTGGATAGAGGAGATCCGAGTCGATCGCCACCACCAACGTCGGCTGGGCGATCGCCCCCAACGCCGCCCGATAATCCCCCTCTCCCCCGGAGACATCATGACGATCCATCGCCTCCGTCAACGCCACATAGGTATTGGCATCAAAACGTTGAACTAACTTCTGTCCTTGATAGCGCAGATAACTGGTAATGGCAAACTCCCCATCGTCTTGAACCTCTCGCCCAAAGCGTTCTTCAAAACTCACTGTAGCCCGATAGGAAATCATGGCCATCATCCGGGCCGCCGCCAATCCCGTCGAAGGGGGAGCGTCTTCTTCATAATGACCATTACACCAATTGGGATCGGCAAAAATCGCCTGACGTTGGGCTTCACTCATGGCAATACACCAGGGCGAATGTCGTCCCGCCGCTGCAATTGACACAATGCGATCGACATAATCAGGATAGAGTTTTCCCCATTCCAAAACTTGCATTCCGCCCAAGGAACCACCAATCACAAACTTAAGTTTCCTTACCCCCAACCCTTGCAACAATCGCCATTGTAAACGCACCATATCCCGAACCGTAATCGCCGGAAACGCCCGCCCATAAGGTTTCCCCGTCGCCGGATTAATCGAAATTGGCCCCGTCGTTCCGTAACAACTCCCCAGGACATTACTACAGACAATAAAATCGCGATCGCCGTCAAAGGTTCGCCCTTCGCCAAACAGCGGCCCCCACCATTCATCCGCATCCGCACTTCCCGTTAACGCATGACAAATATGAACGGCATTATCGCCCTGTTGATTGAGTGTTCCCCAACAACGATAAGCCACTTCAACTCCCATTAACACCTCTCCCGACTCCAATGCAAACGGTTCGGGTAGCTGATAAACTTGGGTCTCGGGGGAAATCAAATGGCGGTATTTCATCAGTGAGCTTTCAATCGTTAATAGTTAATCGTTAATAGAGAACAATTAATAGAAATTAGGGGATGGGTCAAAATTACCTCCTGAGCGGGGATTCGACCCAACCACTCTCAAAATTATCATAAATCGGGTTTCTCCCCCTCCCCTGAGGCGGGGAGGGG contains these protein-coding regions:
- the rnc gene encoding ribonuclease III, with amino-acid sequence MVALHPRRQDALHQFILKLGLEPDSHLNWDLLDIALTHPTISSTRNYERLEFIGDAAIRLASAEFLWESYPEAKVGDYAAIRSVLVSDRTLADIAESYGFQRYLLVGGSASGDKAGYRSRLADALEAVAAALYLSSHDTTLVRPWLDKPFRPLAEEVRQDPARQNYKAALQEWTQGHYRQLPDYRVVEQVTREHNSDRRFAAEVWLNDRCLGQGTGRSIKAAEQAAAREAFVALSQAENPQQSPVSQA
- a CDS encoding Gfo/Idh/MocA family oxidoreductase, with the translated sequence MTGIIIIGAGRWGNHLIRNILEHPKGDLLAVVDRDRHRLEAVNQRFNLEAAGVRLSEDWHDTQDLPAQGIIVATPATDHERTIREALERGYHVLAEKPLTLESKTAIALWELAQKQQRLLNIDHTYLFNPHVERGAEVLRQGRLGELRYGYAARTHLSPVRYDVDALWDLAIHDIAIFNHWLGEFPVQVQGTGKIWLQFQGDGASRHLFPEGLADLAWARLVYPSGVETTIHLCWANPDKQRRLAVVGSQGTLVFDELAATPLTLIQGQLTQDETGIWQPSAVTPEAIEVAPGEPLRRVCDRFLEGIETGQSCDRSSGWVGAQLVRVLEGLSQSCREGGQPINLS
- a CDS encoding aminotransferase class V-fold PLP-dependent enzyme, with product MSQQQRQQFRALDNKTYLNYGGQGPLSQSAMDAIHHAYEWVQQIGPFSAQANAWAQDCAKGTREAIAQELGVTADTIALTEDVTVGCNIALWGMDWQQGDRLLMTDCEHPGVIGTVKELQYRFGIEVDICPVQATLNTNKAVEVIAAALTPNTRLVVLSHILWNTGQVLPLKEIVEACRRVKTRFGEPIRVLADAAQSVGMLPLELAASGVDYYAFTGHKWLCGPAGVGGFYCHPEAMASLRPTFIGWRGITMDGSGHPTGWKPDAQRYEIATSAYPLYVGLREAIALHQSWGTAAERYQQICRNSERLWQGLGEIPQVTCLRTTPPEAGLVSFELESGRHKDLVQFLQEQGVMVRTILDPSCVRACVHYFTDDGEIEDVLKQIRRFLVL
- a CDS encoding aminotransferase class V-fold PLP-dependent enzyme, whose amino-acid sequence is MQQRPIYLDAHATTPVDQRVLAAMLPYFTEYFGNPASINHQYGWEGEAAVKQARETLAAAINASPEEIIFTSGATEANNLALKGVAEAYFSKGRHLVTLVTEHNAILDPMDYLQSLGFEVTRLAVKSDGLVDLQELAAALREETILVSVMAANNEIGVLQPIAEIGQLCRDRGILFHTDAAQAIAKIPLDVQAQAIDLMSLTAHKVYGPKGIGALYVRRRNPRVRLAAQLHGGGHERGMRSGTLYPPQIVGFAKAVELGLAQMEEESRRLRELRSQLWERLSVLEGVHLNGHPTQRLPGNLNVSFEGVDGQALLLGLQPVMAVSSGSACTSVKIEPSHVLAALGREESLAYASVRFGIGRFNQLEEINRVADHVISTVEALRKVAAIARQ
- a CDS encoding tocopherol cyclase gives rise to the protein MVGSSVSSAPTPHSGYHWDGESRKFFEGWYYRVTLPEIGETFAFMYSIEDPLGGESNSGGGAQILGPRDEYLCRTFPDVNKFWAWKKGLGLGHWGQTSLTSPPKLIDRDTFNAEVQQGYQATATWHQGKLYDPGSGCHCTWQYTIEPVYGWGDRQSTAGWLSFLEIFEPGWQVLMAHGWATGWIDWNGERYEFNRAPAYGEKNWGRSFPQKWFWFNCNSFDNEPNLALTAGGGRREVLAWMESVAMVGIHHEGRFYEFVPWNGTVAWEIAPWGFWKMQAWSGDLEVTLTGTTEEPGTPLRAPTREGLVFACRDTMKGQVHLQLKQRRQGQYQTILDATSSQCGLEVGGGPWNETWVVG
- the metX gene encoding homoserine O-acetyltransferase; this encodes MKYRHLISPETQVYQLPEPFALESGEVLMGVEVAYRCWGTLNQQGDNAVHICHALTGSADADEWWGPLFGEGRTFDGDRDFIVCSNVLGSCYGTTGPISINPATGKPYGRAFPAITVRDMVRLQWRLLQGLGVRKLKFVIGGSLGGMQVLEWGKLYPDYVDRIVSIAAAGRHSPWCIAMSEAQRQAIFADPNWCNGHYEEDAPPSTGLAAARMMAMISYRATVSFEERFGREVQDDGEFAITSYLRYQGQKLVQRFDANTYVALTEAMDRHDVSGGEGDYRAALGAIAQPTLVVAIDSDLLYPPRDQQELAQWMPNAELEWLSSPHGHDAFLINMVALNELVMAFLAQGT